The Fervidibacillus albus genome contains a region encoding:
- a CDS encoding thioredoxin family protein, producing the protein MVIKILGTGCRNCVRLQKNVEAAVKDLGIEAEVVKETDMEKIVEYGIMSTPALVVDEQVVSAGKVLKPEEITQFIGQTNG; encoded by the coding sequence ATGGTCATTAAAATTTTAGGAACGGGATGTAGAAACTGTGTCAGACTACAAAAAAATGTGGAAGCCGCAGTAAAGGATTTAGGCATCGAAGCGGAGGTTGTGAAAGAAACGGATATGGAGAAAATCGTTGAGTACGGAATTATGTCGACACCAGCGTTAGTCGTGGATGAACAAGTTGTATCGGCCGGAAAAGTGTTAAAACCGGAAGAGATTACCCAATTCATTGGACAGACGAATGGATAA
- a CDS encoding ArsR/SmtB family transcription factor yields the protein MEKDYRSIASVMKALSDPTRLKIIDLLSDGEQCACNMLENFSITQPTLSYHMKMLTESGLVRARKDGIWMKYSINREQLDEVVSFFQQTYRTVVENVEDKNCCVKKAVN from the coding sequence ATGGAAAAGGATTATCGGTCCATCGCTTCCGTTATGAAAGCATTAAGTGACCCGACACGGTTAAAAATTATCGATTTACTTTCAGACGGAGAGCAGTGTGCATGTAATATGTTGGAAAACTTTTCAATTACCCAACCGACTCTTTCGTATCATATGAAAATGTTAACGGAAAGTGGTTTAGTTCGGGCACGAAAGGATGGCATTTGGATGAAATATTCCATCAATCGGGAACAACTCGATGAAGTCGTTTCCTTTTTTCAACAAACCTATCGAACGGTTGTCGAAAATGTAGAAGACAAAAATTGTTGCGTTAAGAAAGCGGTGAATTGA
- a CDS encoding ABC transporter permease, with the protein MKHVWLSEWKMVTRQKSYYSLIVLWFLVFSLLFLLQSNYGGIAGYTNVTATIANIILYLLPLFMLITGSFSISGEIENGQWHLLSTYPINIPSYLIGKVVGLFIAQTVIFTFSFGISMAIGFLFQIPLSIPLLLSIYMFSILLIFIFLLMGIMLGSIVSTRWKALMVSVGVWFFLIMIWPTALIAILGLFPYSMISPLMKLALFINPAEFLRFFFVVRWGSGVVFGESYYSLTELFALKNSWIIIVEYFIAYVAVILFLSFLLLKRRQLK; encoded by the coding sequence ATGAAACATGTATGGCTTTCGGAATGGAAGATGGTTACACGACAAAAATCGTATTACTCACTAATTGTGCTTTGGTTTCTCGTTTTTTCCCTTTTATTTTTATTACAGAGTAATTACGGTGGTATCGCTGGGTATACGAACGTTACGGCGACAATTGCAAACATCATTCTTTATTTATTGCCGTTATTTATGTTAATTACCGGCTCCTTTTCCATTAGCGGAGAAATCGAAAACGGACAATGGCATCTCCTTTCCACCTATCCGATCAATATCCCCTCCTATTTGATCGGAAAGGTGGTAGGTTTGTTCATAGCTCAAACGGTTATTTTTACATTTAGTTTCGGAATTAGCATGGCGATCGGTTTTTTGTTCCAAATTCCGTTATCTATTCCATTACTTTTAAGTATTTACATGTTTTCCATCCTTTTAATTTTCATTTTTTTATTGATGGGAATCATGCTCGGTTCCATCGTTTCGACCCGTTGGAAAGCCCTTATGGTATCCGTTGGGGTATGGTTTTTTCTTATCATGATTTGGCCGACCGCTTTAATTGCTATTTTAGGGCTCTTTCCGTATTCGATGATTAGCCCACTTATGAAACTGGCACTTTTCATTAATCCGGCTGAATTTCTCCGTTTCTTTTTTGTTGTCCGATGGGGAAGTGGTGTCGTCTTCGGTGAATCATACTATTCCTTAACCGAACTTTTCGCTTTAAAAAACAGTTGGATTATTATCGTCGAATACTTCATCGCTTACGTTGCGGTCATTTTATTCCTTTCATTCCTATTGTTAAAAAGGAGACAATTGAAATGA
- a CDS encoding ABC transporter ATP-binding protein codes for MNFLLVVDEISKTFKKKTALFPISLQAKEGECIVLTGGNGAGKSTLLHIIAGISVPSTGTVKINSIDFLKDRKKYVSNIGYMPDEFYAQQNLTVSEFLRFYGSFRKVTDERIREVIKLIGLEEKRNEEVKHLSKGMRQRLLFGQAICAKPAVLIMDEPTNGLDPYWINVFVDLIKQMKKNGTTVIFSTHMMDVTAEVGDKILFMENGKLVQTLRNDFSDPASFTVQLLKLYRKT; via the coding sequence ATGAATTTCCTCTTAGTTGTTGACGAAATCTCGAAAACGTTTAAAAAGAAAACCGCCCTCTTTCCCATTTCATTACAAGCAAAAGAAGGAGAATGCATCGTTTTAACCGGTGGGAACGGTGCAGGAAAAAGCACGTTACTCCATATCATCGCAGGGATTTCTGTACCGAGTACGGGAACTGTAAAAATAAACTCAATCGATTTTTTGAAAGATCGAAAAAAATACGTATCGAACATCGGCTATATGCCCGATGAATTTTACGCACAACAAAATTTAACTGTCTCCGAATTTTTGCGTTTTTACGGAAGTTTTCGTAAGGTAACGGACGAACGCATTCGTGAAGTAATCAAATTAATTGGTTTGGAAGAAAAACGGAACGAAGAAGTAAAACATTTGTCGAAGGGAATGCGACAACGGCTATTGTTCGGTCAAGCCATTTGTGCGAAACCGGCCGTATTAATTATGGATGAACCGACAAACGGGCTCGACCCATATTGGATTAATGTGTTTGTCGATTTGATTAAACAGATGAAAAAAAATGGAACGACGGTAATCTTTTCAACCCATATGATGGATGTGACAGCAGAAGTAGGAGATAAAATATTATTTATGGAAAACGGGAAACTCGTTCAAACGTTACGTAACGATTTTTCCGATCCTGCTTCATTCACCGTTCAACTATTAAAGTTATATCGAAAAACATGA
- a CDS encoding response regulator — MNITFRVVIADDYEKEREKLKKIFSENAGFSIIGEAKNGMEAIRLCNELLPDIILLDMEMPFMGGVDAAKIIKDQHPFVKIVMFSSVYYVEDFFAAIQYGAQGFLLKNMQDDDILAYLHGLVEGSNLPTRNIARKIWSQMKVRHFEEEKPLPSLTPKEREVLLLVAQGMTNKQISNQLSITENTVKNHIKNLLGKLQMENRVQLAVFSLKHLLGEWETKDG, encoded by the coding sequence ATGAACATTACTTTCCGAGTTGTCATTGCAGATGATTATGAAAAAGAGCGGGAAAAATTGAAAAAGATTTTTTCGGAAAATGCCGGTTTCTCAATAATTGGAGAAGCAAAAAACGGTATGGAAGCGATCCGACTTTGCAATGAACTATTACCAGATATCATTTTATTAGATATGGAGATGCCTTTTATGGGTGGGGTGGATGCAGCTAAAATCATTAAAGATCAGCACCCATTCGTTAAAATCGTTATGTTCAGTTCGGTTTATTACGTGGAAGATTTCTTCGCTGCTATCCAATATGGTGCCCAAGGTTTTTTGTTAAAAAATATGCAGGATGACGACATTTTAGCTTATTTGCACGGATTAGTGGAAGGTTCGAACTTACCGACCCGAAACATTGCTCGAAAAATTTGGAGTCAAATGAAAGTCCGCCATTTTGAAGAGGAGAAACCCCTTCCTTCATTGACCCCGAAGGAAAGGGAAGTTCTCCTATTGGTTGCCCAAGGTATGACGAATAAACAAATTTCTAATCAATTATCCATTACTGAAAATACAGTCAAAAACCATATTAAAAATTTACTTGGCAAATTGCAAATGGAAAACCGTGTACAACTAGCTGTTTTTTCTTTAAAACATCTTTTAGGCGAATGGGAAACGAAGGACGGATAA
- a CDS encoding permease: MEIFQWMNDQLLKMEWLNVLVARLVEDVFGMDLDQRIGGSVHFFIYDVIKIFILLSVLIFIISYVQSYFPPERTRKILSQFKGVKANTISALLGTVTPFCSCSSIPIFIGFTKAGLPIGVTFSFLISSPLVDLASVILLASIFNWTVALLYVVVGLILAVIGGTLISRLKLEKYVESFVFRNGMLSDEQSGLTRKERVSFAFEQVWEIIQRVWIYILIGVGIGAAIHNWIPESVIEALLGKDHWYSVPLAALVGIPMYADIFGTLPIAEALVAKGVGIGTALAFMMGVTALSLPSLIMLKKVVKPKLLGVFFTIVTIGIVVTGFGFNFWQSFII; encoded by the coding sequence TTGGAAATTTTTCAATGGATGAATGACCAATTGTTAAAAATGGAATGGTTGAATGTGCTCGTCGCCCGTCTCGTTGAGGATGTATTCGGGATGGATCTCGATCAACGAATCGGTGGCAGCGTTCATTTCTTTATTTACGATGTAATTAAAATTTTTATTTTGCTTTCTGTATTAATTTTCATTATTTCCTATGTTCAAAGTTATTTTCCACCAGAGCGGACGAGGAAAATTCTTAGTCAATTTAAAGGGGTGAAGGCGAATACGATTAGCGCGTTACTCGGGACGGTCACTCCCTTTTGTTCTTGTTCGTCCATCCCGATCTTTATCGGGTTTACGAAGGCAGGTCTACCGATCGGCGTAACGTTTTCCTTTTTAATTTCTTCCCCTTTAGTTGATTTAGCGTCTGTCATTTTGTTGGCAAGTATTTTTAATTGGACCGTCGCCCTCTTATATGTCGTCGTTGGGCTTATTTTAGCGGTCATCGGTGGAACGTTAATTAGTCGACTCAAGTTGGAAAAATATGTGGAATCCTTCGTTTTTCGTAACGGAATGCTCAGTGATGAACAAAGTGGATTGACGAGAAAGGAACGTGTGTCTTTTGCATTTGAACAAGTTTGGGAAATTATTCAACGGGTATGGATTTATATCTTAATTGGGGTCGGAATAGGAGCCGCCATTCATAATTGGATACCGGAAAGTGTAATCGAGGCATTACTCGGAAAGGATCATTGGTATTCGGTACCTTTGGCCGCACTTGTTGGCATTCCGATGTATGCGGACATTTTCGGGACACTCCCCATTGCAGAAGCCCTCGTGGCAAAGGGGGTAGGCATCGGTACAGCCCTCGCCTTCATGATGGGGGTAACGGCCCTTTCCTTACCGTCTCTAATCATGTTGAAAAAGGTCGTCAAACCGAAACTTTTAGGTGTTTTTTTCACTATCGTGACAATCGGGATTGTGGTTACGGGATTTGGCTTTAATTTTTGGCAATCCTTTATTATATAA
- a CDS encoding nitrous oxide reductase accessory protein NosL, which produces MRSIKSIMSFSIILMFLLSSCGKKEVQPVAINEETDTCEVCNMAVADNEFATQVVMENGKSYVFDDIGCMFVWLDENGDEDVAASFVRDFDTKEWIELEEATYVYDETVKTPMAYNVISFKDAEDAQTYLDENQGAVLTYDQLLEHTWPVNEEMKQMNMEHNHEGHEGHEDE; this is translated from the coding sequence ATGAGATCAATTAAATCGATAATGAGTTTTTCAATAATCTTAATGTTCCTTTTATCGAGTTGTGGGAAAAAGGAAGTACAACCGGTAGCTATTAATGAGGAGACGGATACGTGCGAAGTTTGTAACATGGCTGTGGCGGACAATGAATTCGCTACCCAAGTCGTTATGGAAAATGGGAAATCGTACGTATTTGACGATATCGGATGTATGTTCGTTTGGCTTGACGAAAACGGTGATGAAGACGTAGCCGCTTCCTTCGTACGTGACTTTGATACGAAGGAATGGATTGAATTAGAAGAAGCAACTTACGTATACGACGAAACGGTAAAAACACCGATGGCCTACAATGTGATTTCCTTTAAAGATGCAGAGGATGCCCAAACTTATTTGGATGAAAATCAAGGGGCAGTTTTAACGTACGATCAACTTCTCGAACATACTTGGCCTGTTAATGAAGAAATGAAACAAATGAATATGGAACATAATCATGAAGGACATGAAGGGCATGAGGATGAATAA
- a CDS encoding right-handed parallel beta-helix repeat-containing protein: MVRYRIPVLVIAFLILFAERDVYAETLQTIIDETPDGETIILDDRLYSEPVSIDHPITIIGQENSTFQICSNTPAISIAGEGVTIENIKILRCLGESNATALYVSGKNHHLSNIEIEAEQIGILLEGVEHSTFEKIKITGEGKRNGIEIWNSHHNTFLQNEITNVADGFYLERSPTNIFQQNHVEQSRYGLHVMYSNEITVKENRLINNVTGAMIMETENTNVENNLLGGNTQNVNAQGLLLYDVYDSTIKSNQIEENRVGMFIENSEGNIIEENRVYANFIGAQLNRAEKNTITRNAFVLNVNAIQGINSDSNEIIGNFWEDANVLDSDGDGKSNLKYSADPYFLELTEEANEYQLFFHHPGIVVLQKLLKSPDHLLITDQQPLMENIFAQEDKTDSNKGIGWVISGMMIISSLLFILLGRRKS; encoded by the coding sequence ATGGTACGATACCGAATACCTGTTCTTGTTATCGCTTTCTTAATACTTTTTGCTGAACGGGACGTGTACGCAGAAACTCTTCAAACAATCATTGATGAGACGCCAGATGGAGAAACGATTATACTTGATGATCGATTGTATTCTGAACCCGTTTCTATCGATCATCCAATCACCATTATCGGACAGGAAAACTCAACATTTCAAATCTGTTCAAATACCCCGGCTATTTCCATTGCAGGTGAGGGCGTTACTATCGAAAATATAAAAATTCTGCGTTGCCTCGGAGAAAGTAATGCTACAGCATTATATGTTTCTGGAAAAAATCACCATTTATCGAATATTGAGATCGAGGCTGAACAAATCGGCATCCTATTGGAGGGGGTGGAACACTCTACTTTTGAAAAAATCAAAATAACCGGAGAAGGAAAACGGAATGGAATAGAAATTTGGAACTCCCATCATAATACGTTTTTACAAAATGAAATTACGAATGTCGCTGACGGATTTTATCTCGAGCGTTCCCCTACGAATATTTTCCAACAAAACCACGTGGAACAATCCCGTTACGGACTGCACGTTATGTACTCCAATGAAATTACCGTAAAGGAAAACCGACTGATCAACAATGTAACCGGTGCAATGATTATGGAAACGGAAAATACAAATGTCGAAAATAACCTGTTAGGCGGCAACACACAAAACGTGAACGCCCAAGGACTGCTCCTGTACGATGTATACGATTCGACGATCAAAAGCAACCAGATTGAAGAAAATCGAGTCGGCATGTTTATTGAAAACTCTGAAGGAAATATCATTGAGGAGAATCGCGTTTATGCGAATTTCATCGGTGCCCAACTGAACCGCGCGGAAAAAAATACAATTACTCGAAACGCATTTGTTTTAAATGTGAATGCCATTCAAGGGATAAATAGCGACAGCAATGAAATTATCGGAAATTTTTGGGAGGATGCAAACGTACTCGATTCCGATGGAGACGGTAAGAGCAATTTAAAGTATAGTGCCGATCCATACTTTCTTGAATTAACGGAAGAAGCCAATGAATATCAGCTCTTTTTCCATCATCCAGGGATCGTCGTTTTACAAAAACTGTTAAAAAGTCCAGATCATCTATTGATTACTGATCAACAACCGTTAATGGAAAATATTTTTGCTCAAGAGGACAAGACCGATTCAAACAAAGGGATTGGTTGGGTCATCAGTGGGATGATGATTATAAGTAGTCTATTATTTATTTTACTTGGGAGGAGAAAATCATGA